GCGTGCGATCTCCGCCTCCATCCGCGCCATCGCCATCGCCCGCGCGGCGAGGTCGGCGCCGCTCAGGGCCTGCAGCGGCTGTGGCGACGGGTCGGGCTGCTCCAGCCGTCGTTCTTCAGGACGTAGCTCGGTCTTCGCCTGCAGTTCGGCCAGCAGTTTCTGCTGCTGCGCTTCCATCTCCTGCACGCGGCGCTGCGTCTCGACCAGCTGGTCGCCGGCCTTGTCGCGCCGGCTGGCCGGCAGCGGTGTCTTCGCACGGCGGTTCTGGTCGGTGTTGCCGCCGCCGTCGAGGTTGGCCTGCGCCAGCGCCTGCGGATCGACCGGTTTCTGCTTGCTGCGCGCATTGACCAGCACCACTTCGAGCGGCTGGTCCTTCGCCTTCTGCTTCGGTTTCAGGTCGGGCGCGAAGTTGATCGCCAGCACGAAGGCGTGGATCAGGATGGACAGCGCGACACCGAGGGCCAGCGGCGGAACGCCGGCCGGTGCCGCCGACACCACGGCGCTGGCGCCCGATGGTGCGGAAGCAGCGGCAGCATGGGTGCGGGAACGGACGGCAGCGCTTTTTTTCGACATGGCGCGGGATTTTACAGGTGGGCGGTGAAATACCGCCGCCCGCGCGCGAATCTGCGCCGAAGGCAGGTCAGAGCCGTCATCGACGTCGCCTATACTCGGGCGCCTGACCTGTTTCGCTGCACTGCAACTTCATGGATCTGCTGCTGATCAAGGCCGTCATCCTCGGCATTCTCGAAGGGCTCACCGAATTTCTGCCGATTTCGAGCACCGGCCACCTCATCATCGCCGGCAGCCTGCTCGGCTACACCGACGAAACCAGCCGGGTGTTCAAGATCGTCATCCAGCTCGCCGCCATCCTGGCCATCTGCTGGGAGTACCGGCGCAAGCTGATCGACGTGACCGCCGGGCTGGGGCGCGAACCGGCCGCCAACCGCTTCGTGCTGCACGTGCTGGTCGCCTTCCTGCCGGCCGCCGTGCTGGGCTTCCTGTTCCACGGCATCATCAAGACCTATCTGTTCAACCCGCTCACCGTGGCCGGCGCACTGATCGTCGGCGGCGTCATCATCCTGGTGATCGAGCGGCGCAATCACACGCCGCGCTACCAAACGACCGATGACCTCGACTGGCGGGCTGCGCTGAAGGTGGGTTTCGCGCAGGCCATCGCGATGTTCCCCGGTGTGTCGCGCTCGGGGGCGACCATCATGGGCGGTCTGGTATTCGGCCTGTCGCGCCGCGCCGCCACCGAATTCAGCTTCTTCCTCGCCATCCCGACCATGATCGCGGCGACGGCTTACGACGTATACAAGAACTGGGCGCTGCTGCGCGTCGAGGACCTGCCGGTGTTCGCCGCCGGCTTCGTCGCCTCCTTCCTCGCCGCCTTCTTCAGCGTGCGCTGGCTGCTGCGCTACATTTCCAGCCACACCTTCGAACTGTTCGCCTGGTACCGCATCGTGTTCGGCCTGTTCGTACTGGCGAGCGCCTGGTTCGGCTGGGTGGACTGGGCCGATCACTGATGCAGAAGCTGCTCTACTTCCACGGCTTCCGTTCCGGACCGCAGTCGGTCAAGGCGCAGCAGTTGCGCGCCCATCTGGCCCGTCAGGGGCGGGCCGGCGATCTGTGGTGCGAACAGCTGCCGCCGGGGCCGCTGGACGCGATCGCGCTGATCGAAAGTGTTCTGCAGCCCGCGCTCGACGCGGGGACCGAGGTGGCGCTGGCCGGCTCGTCGCTGGGCGGCTTCTACGCGCTGCATCTGGCGGAGAAATACGGCCTGCGCGCCGCGCTGATCAATCCGGCCGTGGTGGCACCGCTGTCGCTTGGCGACTACGTCGGCGAGCACACGCATATGTATACGGGCGACAGCTTCCGTTTCGAACAGCGCCACGTCGATGAACTGCGCGCACTCGACGTTGCCGCGGTGACGCGGCCGGAGCGCTATCTGCTGCTGCTGGAAACCGGCGACGAGGTGCTGGACTGGTGGCAGGCGGTGCTCAAGCTGCGCGGCGCCAACATGATTGTTCATGCCGGCGGCGATCACAGCCTGCAGAGCTTTGCGATGGAACTGCCGCGCATCACCGACTTCCTGCTGCCCTAACCGGGCAGCGACGCGGGTCAGCGGAAGTCGCTGACGCGGAAGCGGGCGAGGTCGAAGTTGGTGCCGCGCTCGATCAGTTCGACCGGGTCGAGTCGCACATGGCGGCCGTTGATCGACGCGTGCAGCGGGTATTCGGCGGAATAGCCGGTGCCGTTAATGGCCAGGCGCACCACCGCGCCGCTGACCGGATCATCGAGCGCCACGGCTTCGCCACTCTGTCTTTCCGAGAACACTTCGAGCGGGCGGGCGGTCGTCGACAGCGTTTCGATGCCCACCGTGCCGCGCGCATCGCGCCCGCGCAGGTAACGGCGCACGACACCGACCAGCCAGTTGTCGCCGCCCGAGGGTTGCATGCCGACCAGCGAACCGACGCGCACCCATTCCGCACTGGCGGTGGGCGCGGTGGCACCGATGCCGCCGAGGCTGGCGTCCGACATTTCCCAGCGGTAGATCACCGCCTCGTCACGCGCGCCGCGCAGCACGTGATGCAGGTGCTTGATGCCATTGGCCACCGCCAGCGCGCCGCCGAGCGAATGCCGACGGTACTGGCGGGTCGGCGGGTCGAGCGCCCAGTTCATCGCCAGATGGCGCAGCAGCTTGGCCAGCTGGTCACGCTCCGGCATGTCGTCGAGACTGAGCGCGTCCGGCAGGTCGCCGCCTTCGACGCGACGGGCCAGCGCCAGCGCCGCGTCGGCGGCGGCGATGCCTGAGAAGAAGCGGATGCCATCGACCTGCTGCGGCGCACGCACCAGACGCAGCGGCGGCGCCGGCTGGTTGGCGTCCAGCCAATGCGTGCTGCCGCGTTCGATCGATGGCGACATCGAGTAACGCGCCGCGAAATAGCCGGTCAGCTGTTCGGCCAGACGGACGCTGTCCGGCACCAGACCTTCAGGCGCGGCGACGTGCAGCGCGATCAGTCGCAGGTATTCGCGTTCGACCGAGGTCGGCACCTCGTCGGCCGCATTGACCACCTCGCGTGCCTCGGCGCCAGAGGCCTGCGCCAGCAGATAGGCCTGGCCGGCCA
The window above is part of the Methyloversatilis discipulorum genome. Proteins encoded here:
- a CDS encoding YqiA/YcfP family alpha/beta fold hydrolase yields the protein MQKLLYFHGFRSGPQSVKAQQLRAHLARQGRAGDLWCEQLPPGPLDAIALIESVLQPALDAGTEVALAGSSLGGFYALHLAEKYGLRAALINPAVVAPLSLGDYVGEHTHMYTGDSFRFEQRHVDELRALDVAAVTRPERYLLLLETGDEVLDWWQAVLKLRGANMIVHAGGDHSLQSFAMELPRITDFLLP
- a CDS encoding undecaprenyl-diphosphate phosphatase → MDLLLIKAVILGILEGLTEFLPISSTGHLIIAGSLLGYTDETSRVFKIVIQLAAILAICWEYRRKLIDVTAGLGREPAANRFVLHVLVAFLPAAVLGFLFHGIIKTYLFNPLTVAGALIVGGVIILVIERRNHTPRYQTTDDLDWRAALKVGFAQAIAMFPGVSRSGATIMGGLVFGLSRRAATEFSFFLAIPTMIAATAYDVYKNWALLRVEDLPVFAAGFVASFLAAFFSVRWLLRYISSHTFELFAWYRIVFGLFVLASAWFGWVDWADH
- a CDS encoding energy transducer TonB, with amino-acid sequence MVSAAPAGVPPLALGVALSILIHAFVLAINFAPDLKPKQKAKDQPLEVVLVNARSKQKPVDPQALAQANLDGGGNTDQNRRAKTPLPASRRDKAGDQLVETQRRVQEMEAQQQKLLAELQAKTELRPEERRLEQPDPSPQPLQALSGADLAARAMAMARMEAEIARDVDDYNKRPRKKFVGARTQEYRFAQYIEDWRQKVERIGNLNYPPAARGKLYGNLTLTVEIRADGEIEKIDLNRSSGQKVLDDAAIRIVRMAAPYAAFPPDIRREYEILSITRTWTFTQGDQLESR